GTAAAACTCTAAACTCTAAAGTATCAAAGACTCGTAAAGGCCACAAAGAAACTAAAACAACAGAATCAGTCAATTTAACCAAGCTCCATGTCCATGTCAAGCTGGCAATATAGTAGTCAATTCTAAAGTAGCAAAAGGTACTTAACAAGGAAGAAGAGAAACCATCATACCTGTAAAGCAGAGTTAAGATTTGAAAAAGCAGAGCATATTAAAAGTGAAAGGACATGCCGATTCTCCAATTGTATGCGACTTTCCAAACATTCCCATCATTACTGCTTCCTCCTCTTTTCTCCTCTTTTATAATTCTAGCATTTTCGCCACAATGATCAGCACTGTGTTTTAGATTCAgtgagagaaaaaaagaaaaaagatggcaGTTTCACCTGAAACAATGCCGGAGAATTCTGTCATCGACTTCCGTGCACCGCCGCCATCTCCGATCGCCTCTGGACGGCGATCCTGCGTCACGAACGATGAAATCCTCACGGAATTTCTAGAAAATTCGCTCAAAGTCCCAGACCTCAGGCTTCCTGATCGAGTCTTCCCCAGACAAAAATCCATTCGCAATCCATCAAAACTCAATTATGAGTCATTAGAGTCGTTAAGCAATGACTCAATTTCGAAAATTCTGGATTCGGTCGCAACGATTGGGTGCTTTGAGGTAGTTAACCATGGAATTTCAGGAGATCTGATCAAGTCAGTTTTTTCCGTCGCCGACGGAGTCTTTAGGATTTCATCGGAGGGAAAGGCGAAATTGACAAGGTCATCAGAGAATCCCTATGGATTTGAGGAGTTTCATGGAGAGGAAGATAGAGAGACGAGTGAAGAGTTCGTTTGGTGCAGAGGTGATCAAAATTTCAACAAGGAAATGGAGGGAGTTTGGCCTATTGGATTTTCGAATTTCAGGTAATTCAAATTTACAAACTTACTACTCAATCGTTTGTACTAAGATTGATTTAGACGCAAGTATGAAATTTTTTATATCATTTTTACCATTTAGTCATTTAAGGAATCAATTGTATTGCTCAAATTCTTCAAAGATACTTTAGCACTTAAGTGTgaattgtaaaaataatatataataaatatttttgaACAATCCAAACAACATAACTCATTATTCGAAACAGCCCAAAAAAGGACACATGTCTGCATGGTAAAAGCATCTAGCTTGAATTTTCTGAGGAACTACATATTGTGTGCCTCTATGTTAGAGATGAATACAATTTTTACAGTAAATGGTTTTAGAGAGTGTGCTAtttatataatacgaatatattCTGAGTTGAAGGACAGTGATTAATGCAATCACTCTCATTGTCGAAGCTGGATTGTCATGATATCTCTGTTCGAATTTCGTTTAATGGTTGTGTGTCTATGATGTAATTGTGTAAGTAAACCAGTGTTTTAAAAGGATTCTTGGGACTCGCCTTGGTGCTCACCCCGGGCAGGCACTATCAAAACATCTTAAGATTCATGTGTGGGACTTAGTTTTGTGAGGTTTACGCCCCCAAGCGTTCGACTGTGCGATCTAAACGTGCTTAACGCGCTACGCTCGGGACTCGTCCAATATTTCTTATGCAAATCATAGGTTGAATTCATTAATTTGCACTATGACTCTCAATATTCTTTAACAAATGAATCATTAAAGTTCTTTTTTTTCTATAGGAACATGAAAATTGTAAATAACTCAAACAACGAACCATAATATTGCATATTTACTAATTGAGAACATCGTGAGGGTGAATATTGtttgaatatttcttctaaaaataGATAACCAAATTTATAATATCTTTACTTGATAAACCTTTATGTCTTAGTTCTATGTCTCTCAAAATTAtcatatatttattattttactatttaaaaataattttatatatattcatgaaagagtaatattttaaattacGGCGTTGATAAAATTTATTAACTATTTACTTTTAAGGAGGTAAAATATGCagtttgataatatttttttaagaaattgtgattgttaattatttaaaagttaagacattgtagttaatttatattttatagtAATTTTAATAATATTGTATTATTTATACTTGTAAAACATGCTtagatattttattttatatgagtttattttaattctttttagttttcttgaaCTTTTAAtgtatcttttatattttttgtgtCATACATTATTAATACATAAATTTGAAAAACTAATAATCTATGGGGCTTATATTTCATGTCTCGGGGCTTTTGCCTCGCCTTGTATTATAACGTCTTGCCTTACGCCCtcgccttttaaaacattgaAGTAAACAAGCATTCACGCATAATTAATTATTGACTCGAACATATATTGATATGTTAAACATGACCCCTTAGTTGATTAGTTGCTGCATATTACACTAACGACAATCTTTTTGTTAATTACATTGTTTATAGTATGCATGCACAAACTAAAATCATTAGCATCACGTACTAgtacttatttttttctttcattttattcttaCTCTTCATGATTCGCGTGCATGCTAGATGATGACTTTCAACGTGAGATATTCTATTATATTAGCTGATAATTCACCTTGACATGTCGTACAAATGGCAGCCTGGGTAGCTCCGTGCACTACGTCCGGGAAGGGCCGCACCTTAACGGGTGTGATATAAACAGTCTACCCTAATGCTCATTAGTAACTGCTTTCACAGTTCGAACCCGTGACTTATATATCAACATTACTGTTGCTCTAAGGCTCCACTTCATATTACACAAGTAAACTAATTAGATTACTTTAATATCGACAGTGTAAAGATGGGAAATCTTTTGGATGACATGGAAGACAAAGCTGGGCGAATACTACAATTCCTGCAGCAGAATACGCCTAGAAAATTAATCCATGAAAATGGGGAGATGCAGGAGCAATTCGGAGAATTGCCAGCAAACTCCATCTGTTATCTCCACAAGCACAAGGGAAGTATAAAAGGAGATGAAGAGTACATGAACACCTTGAAATATGATGTGATTAGAATGTTGATAAGAGGATCCGAGTTTCCTCATTCATTGTGTTTGCATGTTAGCAATGGTTGCTCAGAGTTTCATGTTTATTCGAAGAAAGGCTGGGTCTCTTTTCAGCCTGATAAAAACTCCCTTATAGTCACCATTGGAGATCTCTTACaggtaattatttttttttacaaatttaatcACTTGACTAACCGTGACAAAATTTAAATAGTGACCTCATAAAAGGCTGTTTGTGCAAATATCCCATATGGGCCATTATGACGGGCCATCATATGTTTCAGTTATGCGTGAAAATAGCACGGCTTAACTAATTTTCGGACTAGTAATTGAAAATAGCTTTGAAAAATAGCTAGTTATTTTGCTGAAACAcgg
This sequence is a window from Nicotiana sylvestris chromosome 3, ASM39365v2, whole genome shotgun sequence. Protein-coding genes within it:
- the LOC104211879 gene encoding gibberellin 3-beta-dioxygenase 4; this encodes MAVSPETMPENSVIDFRAPPPSPIASGRRSCVTNDEILTEFLENSLKVPDLRLPDRVFPRQKSIRNPSKLNYESLESLSNDSISKILDSVATIGCFEVVNHGISGDLIKSVFSVADGVFRISSEGKAKLTRSSENPYGFEEFHGEEDRETSEEFVWCRGDQNFNKEMEGVWPIGFSNFSVKMGNLLDDMEDKAGRILQFLQQNTPRKLIHENGEMQEQFGELPANSICYLHKHKGSIKGDEEYMNTLKYDVIRMLIRGSEFPHSLCLHVSNGCSEFHVYSKKGWVSFQPDKNSLIVTIGDLLQTWSGGQYKHVIGRPVFQGQTEDCISMALLFSPPKLTEDSNKQEKEKSISIGQQIIIAIAFTLIYHFLIYIYKRF